A single window of Brevundimonas vitisensis DNA harbors:
- a CDS encoding TIM-barrel domain-containing protein: MSPTLARRLFLVVLAVAPLGACSGLMQGASPGVVQQAAFERLPTGIVVTPQEGAARRVRLEVYGPETIRVTATEDADLDLPESLMVTAEASTTTPFEVETRGDLVVLSTAEASATVSTVTGAVTFLDEDGQPVLAERPGSRELKPVTVEDQDGDHRFLATRQIWESPEDESFYGLGQHQQGLMDHKGHDVTLAQHNMDVGIPFVVSSRNYGLLWETNAITRFGDPRPYGMLGDRLTLRDATGRFGGLTASYYQGDELVVQRQETEVNYEFIREWSRWPQGFKSQPGQPVQTGDMGKPGQAGVRVVWEGTMETATAGEHKFRLYSSGYVKVWINGEMVEDNWRQNWNPFDHDFQVQLPANEQVSIRIEWTPEDGYLALRHMDPLPAAEQGALSLSSEVGNAIDYYYIGGDNLDEVISGYRGLTGRSVMLPRWAYGFWQSRQRYNTQAEVVDTVRRYRELRLPIDNVVQDWFYWPENAWGSHEFDPARFPDPAQMVKDVHDMNANIIISVWPKFYPTTDHYKELDAIGGMYTRNVEVGARDWVGPGYANSFYDPYLPAARDLYWQQMSDSFKGMDFDGWWLDSVEPDMHSNLDIPERTLRMGPTAAGPGAYVFNSYPLVNAENVYRRFREEKGDERTYILTRSAWGGLQRTGSTLWSGDVVARWDNLKDQISAGVNTGLSGIPNWTHDIGGFSVEARYSNPQGMTAENKAEWDELNLRWFQFGAWSPIFRSHGEFPTREVYNLAEPGTPLYDAFADALKVRYRLMPYIYSLAGDTYHRDGTIMRGLVMDFADDRRARDINDQYMFGPALLVAPVTEYRARERTVYFPGNATWYDLRSGQSYRGGTEASVAAPLDKIPVFVRAGSIVPTGPEIQYTSEKLDAPITLVVYTGADGSFAFYEDGGLSYGYERGEFSTIPMAWNEATGVLTLGARTGQYPGMSQSRTFHVRFVSGPGEVGFDAPVARTVQYDGAAIEVRR, encoded by the coding sequence ATGTCCCCGACCCTCGCCCGTCGTCTCTTTCTGGTCGTTCTGGCCGTCGCACCGCTGGGGGCCTGTTCGGGCCTGATGCAGGGCGCTTCGCCGGGCGTCGTCCAGCAGGCGGCGTTCGAGCGTCTGCCAACCGGCATTGTGGTAACGCCTCAGGAGGGCGCAGCCCGCCGTGTCCGGTTGGAGGTCTATGGGCCCGAGACGATCCGCGTCACGGCGACGGAAGATGCCGACCTGGACCTGCCGGAAAGCCTGATGGTCACCGCCGAGGCCTCGACCACTACCCCCTTTGAGGTCGAGACCCGCGGCGATCTCGTTGTGCTCAGCACAGCCGAGGCCTCAGCGACGGTTTCGACGGTCACCGGTGCCGTGACCTTTCTGGACGAGGACGGCCAGCCTGTGCTGGCCGAGCGGCCCGGCAGCCGCGAGCTGAAGCCCGTCACGGTCGAAGACCAGGACGGCGATCATCGCTTTCTGGCCACCCGGCAGATCTGGGAAAGCCCGGAGGATGAGTCCTTCTATGGCCTTGGTCAGCACCAGCAGGGGCTGATGGATCACAAGGGTCACGACGTGACCCTGGCTCAGCACAATATGGACGTCGGCATCCCGTTCGTGGTGTCCAGCCGCAACTATGGGCTGCTGTGGGAAACCAACGCGATCACGCGCTTCGGCGACCCGCGGCCTTACGGCATGCTTGGCGACCGTCTGACCCTGCGCGATGCCACGGGGCGTTTCGGCGGCCTGACCGCCAGCTATTACCAGGGCGACGAACTGGTGGTTCAGCGCCAGGAGACCGAGGTGAACTATGAGTTCATCCGCGAGTGGTCGCGCTGGCCGCAGGGGTTCAAATCCCAGCCCGGCCAGCCGGTGCAGACCGGCGACATGGGCAAGCCCGGTCAGGCCGGCGTCCGCGTCGTCTGGGAAGGCACGATGGAGACGGCGACTGCCGGCGAGCACAAGTTCCGCCTTTATTCATCGGGTTACGTCAAGGTCTGGATCAACGGTGAGATGGTCGAAGACAATTGGCGCCAGAACTGGAACCCCTTCGACCACGACTTCCAGGTTCAGCTGCCGGCCAATGAGCAGGTCTCGATCCGTATCGAGTGGACTCCCGAGGACGGCTATCTGGCCCTGCGCCACATGGACCCGCTGCCGGCGGCAGAACAGGGTGCGCTGAGCCTGTCGTCGGAAGTCGGCAATGCGATCGACTACTACTATATCGGCGGCGACAATCTGGACGAGGTCATCTCGGGCTACCGTGGTCTGACCGGTCGGTCGGTTATGCTGCCACGCTGGGCCTATGGCTTCTGGCAGAGCCGCCAGCGCTACAATACCCAGGCGGAGGTGGTGGACACGGTGCGCCGCTATCGCGAGCTGCGCCTGCCGATCGACAATGTGGTGCAGGACTGGTTCTACTGGCCCGAGAATGCGTGGGGCTCGCACGAGTTCGACCCGGCCCGCTTCCCCGATCCGGCCCAGATGGTGAAGGACGTTCACGACATGAACGCCAACATCATCATCTCCGTCTGGCCGAAATTCTATCCGACGACCGATCATTACAAGGAGCTGGATGCGATCGGCGGCATGTACACGCGCAACGTCGAGGTGGGCGCGCGCGACTGGGTCGGGCCCGGCTATGCCAACAGCTTCTATGACCCCTATCTGCCCGCAGCGCGCGACCTCTACTGGCAGCAGATGTCGGACAGCTTCAAGGGAATGGATTTCGACGGCTGGTGGCTGGATTCGGTCGAGCCGGACATGCACTCCAACCTGGACATCCCCGAGCGGACCCTGCGGATGGGACCGACGGCGGCGGGGCCGGGTGCCTATGTGTTCAACTCCTATCCGCTGGTGAATGCCGAGAACGTCTATCGCCGGTTCCGCGAGGAGAAGGGCGACGAGCGAACCTATATCCTGACCCGCTCGGCCTGGGGCGGCCTGCAACGTACTGGCTCCACCCTGTGGTCCGGCGACGTCGTCGCCCGCTGGGACAATCTGAAAGATCAGATCTCGGCCGGGGTGAACACGGGCCTGTCGGGCATCCCGAACTGGACGCACGACATCGGCGGCTTCTCGGTCGAGGCGCGCTATTCCAACCCGCAGGGCATGACGGCCGAGAACAAGGCCGAGTGGGACGAGCTGAACCTGCGCTGGTTCCAGTTCGGTGCCTGGTCGCCGATCTTCCGCTCCCACGGCGAGTTTCCGACGCGCGAGGTCTACAATCTGGCTGAGCCTGGAACCCCGCTCTATGACGCCTTCGCCGATGCGCTGAAGGTTCGCTATCGGCTGATGCCCTATATCTACAGCCTGGCGGGCGACACCTATCATCGCGATGGCACGATCATGCGCGGGCTGGTCATGGACTTTGCCGATGATCGGCGTGCCCGGGACATCAACGACCAGTATATGTTCGGTCCGGCGCTGCTGGTGGCACCGGTCACCGAGTACCGGGCGCGCGAGCGCACCGTCTATTTCCCCGGCAATGCGACCTGGTACGATCTGCGCTCCGGCCAGTCCTATCGCGGTGGCACCGAGGCGTCGGTCGCGGCCCCGCTGGACAAGATCCCCGTCTTCGTTCGGGCCGGATCGATCGTGCCGACCGGGCCTGAGATCCAGTATACGAGCGAGAAGCTGGACGCCCCGATCACCCTGGTCGTCTATACGGGCGCGGACGGATCGTTCGCCTTCTATGAGGATGGCGGCCTGTCCTATGGCTATGAGCGGGGCGAGTTCTCGACCATTCCGATGGCCTGGAATGAGGCGACGGGTGTGCTGACCTTGGGGGCACGCACCGGTCAGTATCCGGGAATGAGCCAGTCGCGGACCTTCCACGTCCGCTTCGTCAGCGGCCCTGGCGAAGTGGGGTTCGATGCCCCGGTCGCGCGTACGGTTCAGTATGACGGCGCGGCCATTGAGGTTCGCCGCTGA
- a CDS encoding sialate O-acetylesterase gives MRLSHLFALSVLTSVPAGGALAQSAAPSLALDPMFQDGAVIQRDRPVPVWGMAAPGATVQATLAGQSASALSGADGRWRTTLPAMPAGRGHTLSVRVQDGAEATVSNLASGDVFLCSGQSNMEFEVRQVTNADTEIAQANDQDLRLLLVARSSLPGPSAQVARVGSWASTTPQSVRSFSAACYFMGRELRRAHPDVPVGLIAASWGGSIIEDWLDEPSLRGLGGREVALDALAVYARDPVEGQRQWRDVSSRWWRDNDPGLGQGWNDAAFDDRAWPTMPTEGFWEATVPQLATFDGTVWVRTHVTLTRAQARQAATLSLGPIDDADSTWVNGRFVGDSQGWDTPRSYRIAPGGLKAGDNVIAIGMLDTGGGGGAWGPAADKALVLEDGTRIPLNQGWRYQVAAPLWELVNLPRTPWIGGSGLTTLYNGMISPLGPWGLAGVAWYQGESNVSAPEEYAVLLPALMANWRARFERADLPFLIVQLADFGLRRGSPGPSAWARLREVQRQVVNADPRAGLAVAIDIGDRYDIHPTNKQQVGRRLGLEARRLVHGDTVAVSPQPVSAQRDGEAIRIAYPANTALWIQEGGSVTGLQLCDAQDGCVWAEGRLAPGGIQVTSPAAATAALVRYCWADSPICNLYGPDDLPATPFELAID, from the coding sequence ATGCGCCTGTCCCACCTGTTTGCGCTTTCGGTTTTGACGTCGGTGCCAGCAGGCGGGGCCTTGGCCCAGTCTGCTGCGCCGTCGCTGGCGCTGGATCCCATGTTCCAGGACGGAGCCGTTATCCAGCGCGATCGTCCTGTCCCTGTGTGGGGCATGGCGGCACCCGGCGCGACGGTGCAGGCGACGCTGGCGGGTCAATCAGCCAGTGCTCTGTCCGGCGCTGATGGCCGCTGGCGGACCACCCTGCCTGCCATGCCGGCGGGTCGTGGTCACACTCTGAGCGTGCGTGTGCAGGATGGGGCAGAGGCCACGGTCTCGAACCTGGCGTCGGGCGACGTCTTCCTGTGTTCGGGTCAGTCGAACATGGAGTTCGAGGTCCGTCAGGTCACCAATGCCGATACCGAGATCGCCCAGGCCAATGACCAGGATCTGCGACTGTTGCTGGTTGCGCGGTCCAGTCTGCCGGGCCCGTCGGCTCAGGTCGCGCGCGTCGGAAGTTGGGCCTCGACCACGCCGCAGAGCGTCCGAAGCTTTTCGGCTGCGTGCTATTTCATGGGCCGCGAGTTGCGCCGGGCCCATCCCGATGTGCCGGTTGGCCTGATTGCGGCCTCCTGGGGCGGATCGATCATCGAGGACTGGCTGGACGAGCCGTCGCTGCGGGGGCTGGGGGGCCGCGAGGTCGCGCTGGATGCCCTGGCTGTCTATGCCCGAGACCCTGTTGAAGGCCAGCGCCAGTGGCGCGACGTGTCGTCCCGCTGGTGGCGGGATAACGATCCCGGCCTCGGCCAGGGCTGGAACGACGCAGCGTTCGACGACCGCGCCTGGCCGACCATGCCGACCGAAGGCTTCTGGGAGGCAACGGTCCCGCAACTGGCAACCTTTGACGGCACGGTCTGGGTTCGCACCCATGTGACCCTGACGCGTGCACAGGCACGGCAAGCGGCAACGCTGTCGCTGGGGCCCATCGACGATGCCGACAGCACCTGGGTCAATGGCCGCTTCGTCGGCGACAGTCAGGGCTGGGACACGCCTCGCAGCTATCGCATTGCGCCGGGCGGGCTGAAGGCCGGAGACAATGTCATCGCCATCGGCATGCTGGACACCGGCGGCGGCGGCGGAGCTTGGGGGCCGGCGGCGGACAAGGCGTTGGTGCTGGAAGACGGCACGCGCATCCCTCTGAACCAGGGCTGGCGGTATCAGGTCGCGGCCCCGCTATGGGAGCTGGTCAATCTGCCGCGCACGCCCTGGATCGGCGGCAGCGGCCTGACCACGCTTTACAATGGCATGATCTCACCCCTCGGGCCGTGGGGCCTGGCCGGTGTGGCCTGGTACCAGGGCGAATCCAACGTCAGTGCGCCCGAAGAATACGCCGTCCTGCTGCCAGCCCTGATGGCCAACTGGCGGGCGCGGTTCGAGCGGGCTGATCTGCCGTTCCTGATCGTTCAACTGGCCGACTTCGGTCTGCGACGGGGTTCGCCGGGGCCCTCAGCCTGGGCGAGGTTGCGTGAGGTCCAGCGTCAGGTCGTCAATGCCGATCCGCGCGCGGGCCTGGCCGTCGCCATCGATATCGGCGACCGTTACGACATCCACCCGACCAACAAGCAGCAGGTCGGGCGGCGCCTGGGTCTGGAGGCCCGCCGGCTTGTGCATGGCGATACGGTCGCGGTGTCGCCGCAGCCGGTCTCAGCGCAACGGGACGGGGAGGCAATCCGGATCGCCTATCCGGCCAACACCGCCCTTTGGATCCAGGAAGGCGGCAGCGTGACGGGGCTCCAGCTTTGCGATGCTCAGGATGGCTGCGTCTGGGCCGAGGGGCGGCTTGCGCCGGGAGGCATCCAAGTCACATCCCCGGCCGCCGCCACGGCCGCGCTGGTCCGGTACTGCTGGGCCGACAGCCCCATCTGCAACCTTTACGGGCCGGACGACCTGCCTGCGACGCCGTTCGAACTGGCGATCGACTAG
- a CDS encoding alpha-L-fucosidase, producing MNLSRRGLIGAGAATPLLSACATSPGGVTASGPFRPSWDSLIEGYRTPDWFRDAKFGIWSHWGPQCVPEFGDWYGRQMYIQGNPFYEHHVATYGHPSRYGFMEFIDRWKGDQWDPESLLDLYQAAGARYVVSMANHHDNLDLFDSAHHAWNTMRVGPKRDIVGTWEKAVRARGLRFGVSNHAAHAWHWWQTAYGYDAEGPLTGVRYDAARLTRVDGVGTWWEGLDPQELYTGPTFAPPDGIGSIAEMNAWHDARDGQWIEDPPADNPAFVRSWVARQRDLITKYRPDMVYFDNYGLPLGRYGLEATAEYYNASLGWRGELPVVNGKRLEPDQRRGITETVERGFSDSLRPEPWQTDTCIGDWHYNRARFTGHYYVPAASVIQRLVDVVSKNGNLLLSIPQRGDGSIDSDERAILTDIAAWMAVNGPAIFETRPWRIYGEGPTEVQGGMHGEGQARPWTAQDIRFTTRGQTLYAFALDWPQDGQVVIRSLGLGTADAPRIERVDLLGGSSLPFRQTADALIVTLGQTRPTAFVPALALHGQGLTR from the coding sequence ATGAACCTGTCGCGGCGCGGACTGATCGGTGCAGGCGCGGCGACGCCGCTGCTGAGCGCCTGTGCCACATCACCGGGCGGCGTGACCGCCAGCGGCCCTTTTCGCCCAAGCTGGGACAGCCTGATCGAAGGCTATCGGACACCCGACTGGTTCCGGGATGCCAAGTTCGGAATCTGGTCCCATTGGGGGCCCCAGTGCGTGCCCGAGTTCGGCGACTGGTATGGCCGCCAGATGTATATCCAGGGCAATCCCTTCTACGAGCACCACGTCGCGACCTATGGCCACCCTTCGCGGTATGGGTTCATGGAGTTCATCGACCGGTGGAAGGGCGATCAGTGGGACCCCGAGAGCTTGCTGGACCTCTATCAGGCCGCAGGCGCCCGCTATGTCGTGTCGATGGCCAACCATCACGACAATCTCGACCTGTTCGACAGCGCCCATCACGCCTGGAACACCATGCGGGTGGGCCCCAAACGCGACATTGTCGGCACCTGGGAAAAGGCTGTCCGGGCGCGTGGCCTGCGGTTCGGGGTATCCAACCACGCAGCCCATGCCTGGCACTGGTGGCAGACGGCCTATGGGTATGACGCCGAAGGTCCGCTGACGGGTGTGCGCTATGACGCGGCCCGGCTGACCCGTGTCGACGGCGTCGGCACCTGGTGGGAGGGACTTGATCCGCAGGAACTCTACACCGGCCCGACCTTCGCCCCGCCGGACGGCATCGGCTCCATCGCAGAGATGAACGCCTGGCACGATGCCCGCGATGGTCAGTGGATCGAGGATCCGCCCGCCGACAACCCGGCCTTCGTGCGCTCCTGGGTCGCCCGCCAGCGGGATCTGATCACGAAATACCGACCCGACATGGTCTATTTCGACAACTATGGCCTGCCCCTCGGACGCTACGGGCTGGAGGCGACGGCCGAGTACTACAATGCCTCGCTGGGCTGGCGGGGCGAGTTGCCAGTCGTCAACGGAAAGCGGCTGGAGCCCGATCAGCGGCGGGGCATCACCGAGACGGTGGAGCGGGGCTTTTCGGATTCCCTGCGGCCCGAGCCGTGGCAGACCGACACCTGCATCGGCGACTGGCACTACAACCGCGCCCGGTTCACCGGCCACTATTACGTCCCGGCCGCCAGTGTGATTCAGCGTTTGGTGGATGTGGTGTCCAAGAATGGCAACCTGCTGCTGAGCATTCCCCAGCGCGGAGACGGCTCAATCGATTCCGATGAACGGGCGATCCTGACCGATATCGCGGCCTGGATGGCGGTCAATGGTCCCGCGATTTTCGAGACCCGTCCCTGGCGCATCTATGGCGAGGGTCCGACCGAGGTTCAGGGTGGCATGCATGGCGAAGGCCAGGCGCGGCCCTGGACGGCTCAGGACATCCGCTTCACCACGCGCGGCCAGACCCTTTATGCGTTCGCCCTGGACTGGCCGCAGGACGGACAGGTTGTCATCCGGTCGCTGGGTCTCGGCACCGCCGACGCCCCGCGCATCGAACGCGTCGACCTGCTGGGCGGGAGCTCCCTGCCCTTCCGCCAGACGGCCGACGCTCTGATCGTCACCCTGGGGCAGACCCGTCCCACCGCCTTCGTCCCCGCCCTGGCCCTGCATGGCCAGGGCCTCACGCGCTGA